In Glycine soja cultivar W05 chromosome 10, ASM419377v2, whole genome shotgun sequence, the genomic stretch CGTCCCATACTCCTCGGAGTTCATCGACGAAGATCCTGACCAGCAAATTTCCTACCAGCAGCCAAAGCTCACCATGTTCTGCAAAAAACTTGGCGTCAACTAGAGATTGAGATCCATCGTCGCCGTCTGAAGCTTGGCGAGCTCTTCAAACTGCTTGTGTTTACCACCAGAGCCACCCTTATTAGACCTCGAACCTGGGAACCAAAAATTCGGGTTAGAATCTCGAACTCTCCACTTGCCGATACAGGTAACTTCTCCTTCGAAGGCGTCATCGGCAGAGGGAATGGGAGCATTTAGACCGAGAAGCTCCGGCATGGGCCAGCTGATGATGTGACACTGATGTGGCGGCATGTGCTTACGTGGTTAGTGACTAAGCATGATGACTTGACGTTTCGTCTATCATGTCATCACTTAACGGATGCAGCTTGACAATAAGTACTGAAAtgacacaaaaaaaatttagatatctaggaaaaaaaagaatgttaggtaattttttacaaaacaaaCTATATTTTAGGTATGAAaacttaattaagaaaaaaatagttttaaaagaataactaatgagtattttaaataatttatttttatttaaaaaatagttgtagtataaaattataactggttttataaaaatagtattttaaataacttatttgtattcatgattttttttatagataaacaTAATTTTGTTCATTCTTAATTAGTTATCTAATTGGTTTTAGATATAATtggttatataattaatttattcataattatcTATAcactcatattttaaaaataataattaattatatcaaattataaatatattttcaaaattagttatgattatagttataatatttacttataatttaatcattattaaGTATAGTTATAATTATGTAAATACTCACTTTATGATTTATGAGCACCCCTAGTGTTCCTTcactaaaaaaattctttgctttttcattttaaaaaatctttttgcattatttaaattttctaattacTGATTATATGTTCAACATATCGTTCAAGAACGTGGATATCGGTTGCATTCTCCACCCGACTGGTTTTCTCGACGCactataactattttaaaaaaactataagtaACTTTGTAACATAGGACAAGCATTCCGTTGTAGTCTAGTTGGTTAGGATACTCGGCTCTCACCCGAGAGACCCGGGTTCAAGTCCCGGCAACGGAACTTTTGTTTTTGTCCTCTTTGATTCTGTTGCCTGTAAGTACctaatttgtttttgatttgTTGGTTTCTCATATTGTTAGTAACTACTAGATGCACCTTTTCTCATAATGACTTGTaccagaaacaaaacagtgttccttttattatttcttcaaaCTAATTATTGTGTTATTCTTGTAAGTATTATGAAactttttatacaaataaaaaaagtgagatttttaaGCATTATATTATCTTCAAATTCATGGAGATTTTGTACTTTGTACTATACATTCCTTGAATAAGTGaggtaaatttataatttaaaagtttgagtggttactttaatttattggtataatttttatttgagtaaATTACACCCACACTCCCCGTGTTTTTTCTCAAATTACATTCGATATTCTTATTTTAGATTACTTTCATCTTCCTTTTGTTAACATTATTAACTAATGTCAATTGAAACATGTAagcaaataaaattgtcttaaCATTTTTTGTTAAACTCACACCCCATgtgtttttttctcaaattgcaCTTAATATCTCTCCcttttttacattacttttacACTCTTCTGTTAAGGTCGTTAACTAATGTCAATTGAAACATGTGAGCAGATGAAATTGTTCTAATATCTTTGTTAAATactcaataataataacaattgacCATGTGAATGGATCTTTCTTAAGATAATAACCGCTTTTTCCTTTAATATTTAACTCTTACTTCATTGTTGCTAACATTTGAAAAGATGTCGCTCTTGATTGAGACGTTGTATCAAACACCTAatcatcaaaaataaatattttaaagaaaggaGTTAAAAACACAAATGCAGGAGCAAAATACTATAATTTGAAGCGAAGGACCATATTCAATTAATAGGCATTACTGGGAACACGTCCAACAAAAAATGCAACAACCAAACAAtccaacacacaaaaaaattgaactaaaaagaagaagaaggaacgaTGTTAACACATACGTACCAACAAGGTGGATTCACGTCCAATTAGAGAGAAAAAGGTGGgagaatgttaaaatatttttaggttaaaataATATCATGTCTTTTATGGAGTTAAGAGAAAGAATATAAGAgtattttagacataaattttcattaaaagtcaTGTGACCAATATGTGTTTACTTTCTGGTAAATTGTTAAACAATGTTTAGGATGAAAGACATTTGAGTGTAACGTGAGCTAAACAATTAAGAGAATTTTTGTAGGTgtaaaaaataaggaatatCATATGCAATTTGAAAAAAGTATAGAGAATGTGAgtgtaatttattctttttatttttattatgttttgatgatgaaatTAGTCATTATGTATAAAGAATGTCTACATCTACAATTTGGGAGACCGAAGATAAAATTAGATGATTTATCATTTTGAGATAaatcatttgtattttttatgatcGTGGAATGAATGATACATGACCCACTAGTCGAATGGGATGAATCTTTAAataaactcaatcaaaagtgttttttttatttatttaccataacctatttaaaagattttgatttgaaattatttcattattagattttgaatattttaaattcttaaaactttttgaaggaatttttttttgaataatcaATAAGGATTTTTGGTTAACTTTTATAATCcaataattttagttattgatAAGTTTAGGGTCAACATAAaagtaaatttataaatttgttcttaaaaaataattaattttgattttttcttgAGTTTTATAGCCAGTTCAATGTTACGTTTCTTAtacatgtattaattttttttaatttataggagtaatattatttattgttttgaattttaatatattattaattatttaatttattttttaataaatatatgttaatatatatgtcaatagatatttaaatatatgcaCATGCTcgagaaaaatgttattattgGAATGCTTTCCAAGTAAAATCTATCTTTTACTTTGatgatatctttattttttattttttattttttactttaaattataCAAGAATTCTATATCAATCATTAAAATAACTATAATGATTTTTTCACCAAAATCAGAACCTTTACCAATTTCACGTAAATCTTTATTAAGTGTTGATTGACATTATTGATTGACGTTCAATTAATATTGATTTAGGTCGAAGACATTTTTATATCCTTGATCGAACTTTCtcattaacaattaataatatttgatataaaTTGGACTGatattaatcaataatttaaattattttattaaaataagttaacattaaatatttaaattcatattttatttaattatgattgtttcctttttaaattgtttacaatgatttattataaaaatatattaaaaaataattataaatctaaaaaaataatagaataaaatatttgttgaagTTATTTAAAGTAATAACATAATATTGTATAGATTATAGAGCGGATAATAACAACACcaaaaaaattagtgaaaaataattagtgaaccgcacaaaaaaaaatactatggaTTAATAGAATGGTTTGTAGAATCAGGtgaaaaaacataatataatattgcATAATTATAAAATGAGTTTCGTTTAGTTGTGAGTGTTTGTCTGTCCTTTTTGAAGTTATTGTCACCTTCAGTAGGTGTATgcttttattcttttcatttatatttaattgaatgagttAGAAGTACTATTAAGacttatgtttttattatgggatgataaattaattatgatggaATGTAGATAATTTATCTTagaatttaagtattttatcttatattagAAACTAAAGTTCGTATCTTAAATTAATAGAATaatatgagaataaaaaatgtgaaaaaggtAATGAAAAGACATGATTTTAATGTGAAAAAATGAGTTATAAAGTTATCGAATTAGATTTAAATGTCTTTAAATGTCTTTGTAAGAGATGTAATCCTGGATGTTGACTAATAAATGGTATTATAGTAGATATTTTTACAAGTACAGTGTGACTTAAGGATAAATCTGATGAAAGCTAGTGAACATGTAACATCTTAAACGAATAACACTAGATGAATACAAAACATGCTGAAAAGTTTCATGTTAATTTATGAGAACAAACATTAATTATGAATGCaagaaaaacatattgttgAGGTCTCCAAAATGATTATGGGTTCTAACCAACAAGGAATTGAGTAGGGTGTCATTATGTGAAGTGTTATTGTGTGTAGAAGATGACAATATGGGATGTTACAAATTCacatttttaatgaataaataattatgataattataaataacattctacaaaatttaaaaattattgattatcTTGTTGTATAAAATCAAAATCCATTTAAGATTCAATGATTTCATTgacaaattaaataagaatctacaattttttaaaaatataatcgaATAGTATcctaataaaatgaatatgtttacataataagaataatatttatttaattgaataatatcatttaacaaaaatcaatatataacatacgacattattttttttgttaataattagtCCCATTGAGttataatcaattattaattataggTAATAATCAATTATGAATTGGACTAATAGAAtagattaaatattaaaatagaatatttgTGTAATATAATGAATAATACTGAACAGAATGATTTTGGGATTTTCACGTGATataatccaaaaaattaaatactcttAGTTGATaaactgataaaaaatatagttgatgattgatttctaaatttattaatttattaattttcaaataatatatattttgttatataaatttaaaaactagttTTGTTAAGAAATGACTAAATTCAGTGACTAAATTATAgctaaattaataaattcaaagaataaattaaagctATTTTATCATAAAACTGATAAGTtcagaaattatattaaacacACACAAATTctgaaatattaaattaatacaaattatcattttcaatatatttgtttttacttCTAAAAACGTAAAGACAGGAAACGTGTGTGGCTCTTACAAGCTGTGAAATAGTTGCCTCGTTATGACCTCAAATGACTAAAAGCCCctcaaatatcatttttattcttgtcCGCATTGCTGTTGTGACTGGTTGGTGGTGGGTATCGTAGTCATATGGATATTATACGTGTACAATTGTTGTACAACAGCAACGTTTATCCAAAATCTAGcaaatgaaagcaaaaggaaatgaaaagggataattctaattatttataataactttttttaatctaggagagaaataaataaataaaaagataaaagcatgcaataaaatgaataatgtaACGGAAAAAAGGCttaattttacctttttctctcctcatataattgtaattttccaaaaaaaattatttttagtttatttattaatttaattatctgTATTTCTGTTAAATAGTAAATActataaagttaataaatactgtatcaaaattatacaatttaaataataagaaattaaattaaaaaaaataagaaccaaATTTACAAATTAACGATAATGTGAaactaaaagtataattaagaaaaaaggcAAACTTAGAAAGCATGGTGAGAATTTATCATGAAATTAGTGTTGAAAAAATATTGTGAGtacttattataaataatgtaaaaaaaaaaaaagaagaactgGTGGCAAGTCGCCACAGACACATACACACGTCCAcaagcagaaaatgaaaacgtTGAGAGCTGAGAAAATGACATGTTTTTGTGAATGCTTGTAATGACTCAGACCCACGTTTTCAAAATCGTACCTTGAAATTCTCTGCTTCTGTTTCACTTGCAATTAATCTCTTTGCTCAGCCACCACCCACCACCCACCACCAACCGTGACTCAAAGCACCATAAGGGTATGGCCCAGTTCCTTCTTTTATCAACACATTACAGAaaaaagttagtttttttttttgtttcgttttgttttgtttcatgtttcattttcatttgctGGTTTTCTGATTCAGATCTcggttttgttttttcttttgctgaatGCATTGCTCGTCGATGATGGCCCAATGTTGATGGCTTTTGTCTCTTACTTGGAACTATTATAAATCTCTTAATCTATTTGTTGTTtgctttggattttttttatgctcTTTGCATGCATGCTTGCTAGTTTTAATTGCTTTGTAAATGAAGCTGTCTTATATTAATTGTGCATTTGAAACTGACACAAGTCTTGAGCtgtatgttttgatgatgtgaAAATTGATTTGCAGGGATTATATTATCCAAAATCCACTGTCCTTGATTGGTCTGAAAttctgtttcttttttgtttatttaaaagcaATGTTGGGTGTTTCATGTGTGGTAGATTTGAGATCTAGAAGTAACATATATGTGTTCTTCACCTGCtgtattttttactattttttttataagccttCACCTGATGTATTTATCTCAGATCTGGAAGGGAAGTGGATTGaattaatagataaaattttcattttatgatattatattGGAGTGATACATGATGGTAGGGTTTTTGATAATTAGGGTCTCTCCATTTAATAGATCTAGGTGAAATTCTATGCCTTGACAATGAGGATTTCTCCATATCCAGACTCATTAGCGtgcatcaagtttttatagGGTATCAGGGAGTGGGGGAATGGCTACGTTCACTATAATTCAGGTTGCTCTAACTGTAGGAATTAGTGTTCCTGTACCTAAAATAACCAAAAATGAATATCAGCAGCATGCATTTGTTATAGCCTGGAGTTTGAATTTGTGAGACCACACATTCTGTCATCTAGTCATTTATGAATGTTGTTGTGATTTGTGAGTAACTCATGAAATTTACTTTTCATCCCccccctcctttttttttttccatttgtaCTTACCTTGTTGAATTTTTCCTTTTGCCAGTTTTATTAACTAGTGTTGCACAACAAACACAAATTGCACTTTgccaatatttttctttttgaagctGTTTCCTCATTATGCAGCAACAATGATTGATGACCATCAGTTCTTTTTGAATCCCGTGACATTCAAGTGGCTATAATCATAAGGAAGCTTGGAGGTACTTCTAGTCTTTAGAAGGAAACAGgcattaatatttattgtataattatTGCGGGGATTGGTCATTTAATTTGGATATGATGGAGTTCTGTGCTGAAAGTTCCCATTCGAATGGGAAACACACTTTGAAGCATTCTAAATCTGCAGATGAAGTGAAGAGATCCAGAGAAAAGGCCCATAGAAGTTCTCATTCCAATGGAAAGCAAAATGTGAAGCAAACTTCTACTTTTGTTAATCATGGTGAGCTTGTCATTGTAATTTTCATAATCTAGCACTTAACCAGTCATTTTCCTTTAGTTGTATTTGTTTATCTATTTTTCTCTAGTTTACAACTTGAAAAGCAATAAACTACTACCTCTGTTCCTTTTTAACTGTCAGATTTTTGGAGAATTTTTGTTCCTATTTATCTGTCGCTTGCAAAATTCAATATcacattaattgttattttatcaattataccCTCACTTGTCtcataatctttaattaatttattcatgcGTTTATTGTGGAGTGGAAAGAGAAAGGGGTAAAAATAGGAAACTTCacaacaattttattaaaatcaagaaaatttattGCATTTTTTGGTTTCTACATAATAACCTTAAAAACAGATGAAAAGGAACGGAGGGAGTATCCATTCTAGTACAAAGAtggtatataataatttttttttatttgctgaaTAACTTGAGGAATTTAGGAGGAAATTGAACCTGGgaagtaaaaatagaaaatggctAAATATATGGATTCACATGAAGGTTAACCCAAATTAGacatttttgtgttttgcatctggaaaaaaaaaatgcgatCCCTTGTTTTATCATACCGATCAATGACTTTGGTAtggaaaaatataacaaatcatAACATCTGAAAACCAGATATCTTGGATCAAAAGCTATATAGGGTAGTATGAcaaaagcaacaacaacaaagaaagaagaaacacTTGATGTGAGAGCCACACTATACAATTAATGCCTGTGCATTGGCAAAAATAATACTTATACTTATCATTTCTCTGTAATTAGGGAGTCATGATAGTTGCAGGATTATCAATATCTTGTGCAGGGCATATGTAATTTCCTCTATGGGTTCAGTCAGGTTCTTAGGATTTGTTGTCTATTACTCAGAACCTGTCTTATACCCACCCTCTATTTGTATTTAAGTACCCCTGGTACTAATCTataatatatcttatttttgctgagcaaaaaaaccTATACTTATCATTTACAGTTGAGTAGCTATTTACAATTATGGATATGAGGGAACGGCAGCTATGGTGAAAGCAAAGTTTTGTCATGGGAATGCTAATGGTTAACAGTTAtggaaaataatcaataaaaaaagctTCAGAATATACCTAATTGTGCTAACTGATAATGAAGTAGCTTAAGAAAATGCTCTTTGGGACACTAACAGTGTGTTTTCCTGTTTGGTTAAGTAACATAATTAGGCATTTATTCGATAAGAGCTGAGTCATTAGCttgattttgaaacttaatgAAATAAGTTCAAAAGAGATTATTTTGATAAGTTTCACAATGAAACTTGTTGAAGTAAGCTGAAACGAACTTATGAAAAGATCACCAGTCACTTTTGTAAGCTAATGAGCTCTGTATAAGCTTTTTCAAACGCTTCCTAAATCAATTCTAGAAAAATGTACTGTTGGGTACTTCTGACATGTAATGACATCCTATTTAAACTTTCAGCAAATGTAAATACCTTTTGGATCTATATATTTGAGGACTCCAATTATGTAATCCGAGAGAATATGCTTCAAATATCTAACTTGCtgacaaataattaaagaaacaaagaatGAAACAGTACTAgctttatcataatttttctgtttcgttttcattatttaattattcttagCTTTATGATACTTTTTGCTATTCTgttcacattttaattttgctgctgttttttaaaaccttgtacGGATGAATATATTTGCAGCTGCAATTGCTTGGCATGAGGATAGAACAAAATGGGTTGGTGATAAGTCTCAACATCCACCAAGAACAGCTAAGGATCCAATTATTAGGTATAACTAAAACCAACACTCTTTTTTGTCATTCACAGTGGGATcaatcattgttattattatagtcATGAAAAAAGGTTTAGAAGGTGTTCTATCTTGTATTTtttatgaggaaaaaaaaaaggaaatgagaTAAGATAATGGTTTAGAAGGGTTTTTTTCATACATATTTTTCTAGTTTCTTATAGATAGTTACAGTCTTATGGGCAGAATTGGAGTTTCTCCATTCCTTAAGACATGGGAAATCATTGTTCTCATGCCTGTTATCTTTTATACCAGTTTTATGCTGAATCCTATTCATCACCTGATAAAAAATCTTGGCCAATGAATTAAAATCGCCTGTGCTGTTTCTGGCATCAAAAGAACTCATTTAATCATGATCCCTTTTTCTGGTCTATAAGCATGTTCCTTTTAATGAGTCACACAcatgtttattcatttttatttactttaattcATAAGTTGATGGTAACTATGACTTgcacataaattttaaatatctattccacatatgtaataattattaaattactaAAGTGGTTGtaaacttcaaaatcaattgaatTTGACTGATATCAGTATCACCCATTGTTAGAATGTAATAACTAGCAATTACTAATTCTAGAAGAAACAATATCCATGACTCATGAAGTTTCtaagaataataaaatctttAACAAGTATTGAAGAgaacttatataaaaatatatatttgtaaacaaaaaaaaatagaaatgaaaattTCCAAGgtaaaacaaataagaaaagtGTTGGCTTTAAGTTCAGTAAGTTTGGATTTCATGTGGATTCTCATGTtacaattttaatgttttatttgtcCATTTTGAGTAATCTGATCTGATCTGATCCACCGGTATCATTAAGTCTGATGCAACTTGGCAAAAAGAGTATTAATTTATGCATGCATGTTTTCAGTTGCCACATTAGTTGTAGATTATTACATAGTATATGTGCTATATGCATTGCTAATAGCTTTATCTGAATATTAGATTTGAGCTTCTTATGCCTCTCTTTTCACTTAATTAggagaataaataaaatgatggcTTATCTTTGTTGGTATTTATGTTTGATTATCTTTCAGAAGAGATTGTAGTTTTAGGGATACTTTTCACGGCTAAATCTGTGATTTATTACCAACTGGTTTATAAATTCCTGTAATATATGCTTTCTACAGTTCTGTGCATTCGTTTGGCATAGTTTCTTAAGGAAACTTAACAATTTTGAACATTTATATTTCAGCTGGTCAACATCATATGAAGAGCTGCTGTCAACTAACGAACCTTTTGCTGAGCCAATACCCTTACCAGTAAGATTCTGAAATGCTTACCTTAAAGAATCTATCTAATGCATGAAAATGTATGTGTTCGTATGGATCTCATAATGtaaaaatctatttataatatataaatcttgaAGTGAACTAGTGTTAACAATTCAGTTAACCCTTTTCTTGCCACATCAGTGTTTTGGTTGTTCTGGAGTGATTCAATACTTCAATTTCTCACTTTCTGTTAACCAATTTACACCCGCTTCAACGATTCTTACTTCAATACTTGTGCATTTGTTTTGTAGCTTTACCTACTACCACACTTTGAAGGAATCTTTAATGTTGTTGTCTTTCAGAGAACTCCAACATAACATTTTATaattagacttaaatatgtCTAAGGTCCATGATAAATGACTGAGAACAGATAAATGACTGAGTTTTGTTCTGGgtctctaataaattttttgttgttgaatctttgatatatttaaacttttttagtgAATCCCTACTATCAGTTAAGTGATGATGCTTCATCTTGCAAACTGATTTTTCCAACATTATCAACAGTTGTGATGGTATCAAAacaaaagttttaatatatcaaaGACTCAAAACAAcgaaaaatttattagagatcTGAAACAAAATTCGATCATTTATCAATAACCTTAAACATGTTTAAGTCTATAATAATTCATTAGAAGCTAAAAAAACTTCCTGCATATTTCCTTCATGTGCTGAAACAAATTTGATGGATTGGTGACTTATGCAGGAGATGGTAGATTTCTTAGTCGATATTTGGCTTGAAGATGAAGGCTTCTTTGACTAAATTGTTGAAAGTTTTAGTTAAATGGCAACTGAAACAAGAAATTTTTAAAGCCTTTGTAGGTGTCCACATATTGATCAGGATGGTGAAGGGAGACAATCGATGGTCTCCACATTAACCTCCTAGCATGAAATCCT encodes the following:
- the LOC114371804 gene encoding uncharacterized protein LOC114371804; translated protein: MPELLGLNAPIPSADDAFEGEVTCIGKWRVRDSNPNFWFPGSRSNKGGSGGSSSMNSEEYGTMTTCLESQIGDHYTPDGDKKVLNLFI
- the LOC114369677 gene encoding uncharacterized protein LOC114369677, with amino-acid sequence MMEFCAESSHSNGKHTLKHSKSADEVKRSREKAHRSSHSNGKQNVKQTSTFVNHAAIAWHEDRTKWVGDKSQHPPRTAKDPIISWSTSYEELLSTNEPFAEPIPLPEMVDFLVDIWLEDEGFFD